TCTGATATAAACTCCCTTTGGGTGCCTGTTTGCATGTGAAAATCATtatgtagacctggttggcctcaaactgagacactcctcctgcctcacgcTCTCAAACGCTGAGACTGTCGACCACCATGGTCAGCAgcattttccctttttgtttgtttgttttattttgattctttACATGTGTTACATTCTGAGGAGTTTCCCCTGTAtccactcctcccagccctcccacctcctctctcccccagatccactcttccctcatttcttttcaaaagaaagaccaggcctcccagagatatGAGGGGAACCTGGCATAACATGCCATTTTCCCTTTCAAATTATTGATTTAAATGCTTTCTGATCAATGAATAACAGACTCACTGAATTTTAGATGAAAATTACACAAAACATGTGGATGCCATCAATCCTCATCATTTtgaatttctaattttcttctaaGTTGACCTTAGAAGACTTTTTAGTGTTTTTTGAAATACTGTTATGCTTCCATCTTTTAAACACAGTGTTTGGCAGAAGCTGAAGCCAAACCATCAGCCCTTTTCCAGGGAAAGGAACCCAGACCTACGTCCCCATATGTGAAAAACACTGATGAGAACGGCTCAAAGATCACTAATGATATTTGACTCAAAACTAGCGGAATGCATTTCAGAGGTTAATGATATAAGGGTTGACCATTATGAggcatcagttttttttttctttcaaatttgtttAAAACTTAGtctaaaccttcctaatgctgcaaccctttaatacagttcctcatgttttggaacaaaaataacattattttttgttgctacttcataactgtaattttgctactgttgtgaatcataatgtaaaaatctgtgttttcccatggtcttaggcGAAAAGGTTGCTTGGCCACTCCCAatgggtcgagacccacaggttgagaacactggcctAAGCACGTGACCTACTATTCTCAGCGTCTCAGTTTTACTAAGCATATGCCAGcactcttctttcctttatctgGCCTAGTGGCCCATGTGCTTACTAAATGTTCTTCGGAGACTGAGAAGAGCTTGGGTCATAAGAGGATATCCTATGGTGTTTTCAGACCCTGGTTACAGCTGTATTGCATGTCTCCACATCTTAGGATCtaatttattgagtatattttgtgcatatatatatatatatatacatatatatatatatatatatatatatatatatatatatatatattttactgaCTTTATCCTAAGTCTTTTAAAGTTGAGATGTAAGAATAGTAAGCAATAAAGGACAATTTTAGTACCCgtgccgcccctccccccaattttGAATGTTGAAACTGGGTGtgttagtgcacacctttaatcccagtattttggagtcagaggcaggcagatcactatgactCTGAGGCCATTAAGGTCcacttagcaagttccaggacaccgaAGGCTATTGTgctgagagactttgtctcataaaaccaaaataaataaagttgaaacGGTCCCTAAAATCAGTCTGGAAGGTGAGAGcgttaaaatacaaaacacaaggTAGGTTTTCAAATGGGCTAAAGAGTGGCAACAACGCATGCGTAgatttttcattactttttaatgtttattttattttattttttaatgtaagagtgcatgccagaagagggcatcaaatccttTTATAGGAAGtcgggagccaccatgtggttgctgagaattgaactcaggacctctagaagaggagACAGTattgttaaccactgagcaatctcagtgttttgttttgttttgtttttaagtaattttttattacttcaaTTTACCATTTCTATTAGATTCCTAACGTTTCTCAAACAAGAATTttaagccgggagtggtggcacacgcctttaatccctacactctgggaggcagaagcaggcggatctctgagagcccaggccagcctggtttataaagcgagtccaggacaaccagggccacacatagaagccctgtctcgaaaatataaataaataaataaataaataaataaataaataaataaataaataaatctctcttttttctctccttctctctccccacttctcaCCCCTCCCATCTGCTCTCAAGAAAGAACTTCTGTGCTGTTACAAGTAACTACGATTTAGAGCTTGATACAACAAAACTACAATTCCCAACTTGCTATCTACCTCGGCGGTTGCAATGCACCCTGGGAAGGAAGTGTCCCGTTTCCCCATTGGCTACTCATCCGTGTGCACAGAGACTGCGCAGATTTCGTCGGGATTTCACCGGAACTCATTTTGCACCTTAGACATTGTAGCCGGCGGGATTAAGGAACAGTTCCACTTCCTGTGCCACCGGAAGCAATTTTGCGATGGCATCTTCTTCTGTGGACGCGCCCGCCAAAGCAGCTCGAAAAAGCGACTCTCAGCAGCCGAAGCAAAAGCGTGAGAACCAAGGTGAGGCGGTGCGAGACCCGAAGCCTGGAGTTGGTAGATCTTGAAAcgtcatttttatttccttggctGCGCACTTGTGCTAAGCCTCCCTTAGACTGTTAAGTGCCTGCAGCGGCAGTTGCCGATCGGTGGGTGTTGACTTGTGCCGGCCACGTGTTTCCTAACTCAGTGCTTTTGCCAGGGGCTGACCCTGCCAAGTATAGCTGATGTGCGTTTTGTAAAAATACGAGGATTCAGAAACGGAGGAAGGCGCGGCAGTGCTTTGCTGCGCGCTGCGGAGGGAAAGTTGTTGAGAAGATGCGGATCAGGTGGGCTAGATAATCCTTAGGTTTCAATGAGGGAGAATGATGAAGAGGGAGGCACGCAGAAAGATGGGGGCTGAGCTAAGTGGGAAGTTTGCCAGAACTTTTATCTGATTGCTCTATTACTAGTTGACACAGCTTGGTCTTTAGTTTTGATTGCTAGTTTGATTTTTGCTGCCCTACTTTGATTGCTCTCTTGCGTTATAAtgatagttttgggtttttttttaaaaaaaatccaccatCATTATGGAAATGGGAATAGACCGTAAAGAAATGTATGTAcggttttgttttagttgttgcGTAAAGTACGGCAGGGACTGTAGACAGACTTTTAGGAAGAGTTAACTGTGTTCCACAAGTTTCCCATGTGCCAGTCACAGATGATAGTTTCCTATCTGAAATCCGGAGTAACTAGTCCGAATCATTCAAGTTTTCTGTTACCCAGCGTCATCGGCCATTATCATATCGTTAGTTTTCAAGAGAATGCTTCGATTTTTGACTCTTTTCGAATCACAGAAGAATGAAAGGACCTTTATGCATGCTGTGTCTTTAGTTTCTCATTGGCTACTTAACCAAAGTGATATTTGTAGGTgtgattttattctttctgctgCGATGTAATGTTGTTGCCTTGTatgaaacatctttaaattctcCCGTTGGTGGATGTTTGAGTTCTGCCCTCTGTTTGCTATTGTAAGCACCTTTGCGGCTGTCTTCTGATAATGTCTAAGACTTTCTGTAGGAACATAGGATTGGAATTGCAGGGTATCTTCAAGTGTCACGCTACCGGAAGGAGCTGTGCCAGTCTGACTAATAGATGAGGTTTCTCATTGTTCCACATCTATGAGTTTTGGAAATGTGCTGTTTCGGAGATAAAAAATTGCAtctggtggggtgtggtggcgcttgcctttcacttgggaggcagaggcaggcggatagctatgagttcgagaccagcctggtctacaaagtgagtccaggacagccaaagctacacagagaaactctcaaaaaacaaacaaacaaacaaaaaacaaaagaaagaaagaaaaagaaattgcatCTGACTGTGTTTTTAATTGGACTTCCGGGGTGACTAGTAAAGTTGCACAGTTTCACATGTTTTGGGGGCCAATTGTGCTTCCTCGACTGGGAAAGAatccttttccttttgtctgtttctgtgcttTGGAAGGTGGTCCCAGAAACTTTACTGACTGATAGCACTTGAAGTGTTTACATTGGACAGTGACTCACTCATAATGAAATTGGAGTGACTGGTGTTTGCAGGATTTTAGTTtgcacttttaaaaagtagatattGGAGAATGGATGGTTTATGAGACCTAATTCTTAGTCTTTTGAGCCAGAAATAGCAAAGTGGATGTGAGTGAAAGTagaaagcaagtttttttttttttaaacagggatgATAACAAGGGCCAAAGACCTGCTTTGCAGACTGTCCACGTGGTGCCAGATGAGGCCTGTTTAAGCACAGATTTCTGGCCCACACCCCAGAGATTCTGATTCATTTGCTGGGATGGACCCCCATACAGCATTTCCAACAAACTCCCACCGGTGTGCTGACGCCACAAGTTCATAGATGGTATATTTGAGTAGAATCGATGTCTAGCTATTAGATTTGAGTGCTTTTTAAAGATCTGGgaaaagagccgggtgtggtggcacatgcctttaatcccagcactcaagaggcagaagcaggtggatctctctgagttcgaggccagcctggtctacaaagtgagtccaggacagccaaggctacacagagagaccctgtctcaaaaaagcaaaaaaaaaaaaaaaaaaaaaaaaaaaaaaaaagatctgggaCGAGGAGTTTTAAGAAGTGACACGGGCTCTaccgaggttttttttttcatttaggctATTTCAGCTTTTGTCCCTTGGGCCTGTTCGTCCTTTTGGGTCGACTATCTTCTGTAAAGTAGAAATAATAACAGTGGTTCTTTTACTCATGAAAGATGTATAGCGGGGTCTTTGTAAAACTGACATCCTATCACAGAGATTGTTAATTGGCATTATACACCAGatctactttttaaagttttaacacACAGGTTCTGTACCACAAAAGTCAGAAAggttattaatattaaaatgataaaagtttGAACCATAATATAGTACATTAAACGTGTCTTAATAATTGCTGTCTACTAATACATCTGAGAGTGGATAAAAGGAGGTGCCCTTGTCCTTCAAGAACTTGTTCAGATGAGGCGCCTGCAGTGCATCCAGATGGTCCTCTATGGCATATATAGGCATAAGGACAATGGTGGTGCCAGAGGCATGGCGGCCATGATGCTCAGTAATGTAAGACCGGGGAAGAGGATATGAAAGCGTGCATTGGACCGCTTAGGAAGATGTGCACAGAGTGTGCACCCAGCGTGTGGAGGACCATAACACGTGATGTGTAAGTCCTTTCTTCTGTAGATGAAGCAGAACTCCTCACTGTTCCTGATGGTTGGAAGGAGCCAGCCTTTTCCAAAGAGGACAATCCCAGAGGACTCTTGGAGGAAAGCAGCTTCGCAACCCTGTTCCCCAAATACAGAGAGGCTTACCTGAAAGAGTGCTGGCCGCTGGTGCAGAAAGCCCTGCATGAGCATGTAAGCTTGTTCTAAACAGTCCGTGGGGGAGTTTGCTCTTGCTTATGCCTTTACTTGTAATGAACTGTGTGGGCGCTGGTTCAGGAATGCCAATGTCACTGGGTAGTTTGGCATTGAAATTATTGAAAAGAATTTAGGTAAGCTTTATCCTTACAGTTcattcctttttcattttgtgcACAATAAAGTCCTTTGGGAAATTCTTATGCTCTGAATATTTTAGAGGTTTCTCAAAGTGTCTGATGTCACCTGTGTCATCCACATTTCCAAATGCCTTTTGGAGGCAGTGATGGTGACCGTGTACTTGGCCAGTTCAAGCCAAGCCATGTTTCAGTTCTTATATTAAACCAAACGTAGCGACTCGCACATGTTTGCCTGTTTGTTCCCTGCCGACAAGTCTCTAGAGTGCTGTCGTTTTTATTCACCATAAAGCAGAATTCTTCTGAGCATGTCACGAGCCATAGAGGAGCATTTCGCTTTGCTCTGTTACAATCTAGCTCTTGGGGTTGTTAAAGTGCTtgccccagaacccacgtaaacaGCCAAGCATGGGGCAGAAGACCTAAAACTCACTGGCCGGCAGCGACAGCTCAGTTGGTGAACTGCAGGCATCCTGGGGAGCAACCggatgacctctggcctctgtatgcgCATAAATATGCTCCCACCTACACACAAGGAATTATGCTTTAAACATCTGGGTCTTGTTATGGAGAGTCAGTGCCCACCTTTGCTAGTTATTGTTTCTCTATGAACCTGTGAAGATTGTTTTGTATTTAGTCCCTTAACCAGGTAGAAAGAAATCTGAAAGGAAAATTCATTTCTCAGTCTTGGTTTCAGTTGCTTCAGTTTCTTACATCCTGCCAAGAATGAAGTTAATCAAATATTCATTGCTTGTGTTTAACTGGCCAGCTTACTGGGGGAGGCAGTTGAGAGGCTTTGGTGGTTAGCTTACCGGCACAGAGGCTCCCTGTTCGCTTGGGATCGGCTCTATAGGATCTAAAACAGAACCCAcctttgcttctctctgtcttgttGTAGCACGTTAAAGCAACGCTGGACTTGATAGAGGGCAGCATGACGGTGTGTACAACCAAGAAGACCTTCGACCCTTACATCATCATCAGGGCCAGGGACCTGATAAAGCTCTTGGCGAGGAGCGTTTCCTTTGAGCAGGTGTGTGCCTGCGACATGGGGTTTGTGTTGTGTGCAGTTAATttggtgagctctgggccagtgagagactgttCAGAAAAAAAGGTGGGCACGGCCTGAGGGAAACTTGGGCACTTGTAACACTGTGACTTTCCATCTCTGCCgtcttccttcccaccccccacccccaggttttCATGTTTGTGCTTATATTTTATTAGCCTAGGCTTAGAAAATTAGAATgttgatgcattttttttctcttataaaagGCAGTACGGATACTTCAGGATGATGTTGCATGTGACATCATTAAAATCGGTTCTCTagtgagaaacaaagagagatttGTCAAAAGAAGACAGCGGCTTATTGGACCCAAAGGATCTACACTGAAGGTACTTGTCACTAGTGGGCTGTGAGCGTCTCTTTCAGTGGTCTTTCAGGACACTGAATTTGAATTTGCTGTTTTTGTGCAGGCACTGGAACTCCTAACAAACTGCTACGTTATGGTTCAGGGCAATACTGTCTCAGCCATCGGACCTTTCAGCGGCCTGAAAGAGGTGAGAACTATGATATTTTCACCATACAAAAGTGATATAACTTGGTTGTAGTCTAAGTGATCATTGGGTAATGTCTTATAATCAAAATTTGTAATTTTAGAATGTGCTTTgatttctcatttgtatattgTGTGCCACATAGCCTGAGGGTGTGCGTCATCACTCCTGGAACCTATGGTGACAACTGTGGAGACATCCACTTCTGAGTTAGGTCTGTTCCTTATCATCCTTCCCATGAAAAGGTTTAAAAGGGCAGTTCAGAAGCTGCCTCTCACCTAAGAGGCCTGCTGTCTATCCATTTGGGCAAGTGCTCTGTACTGGATTCTGAGCAGAGGCCTGCTGTTGTAGTACCGCATGCAACCAGCAGAGGTCAGGCTCAAGCCAccttttcttttagtgtttccaTGAACAACTGTTTGGAGATTCCTGAGGAGCATGTTTTCCTGTCAGGCCGTCTTCTGTTTTGAGCTGGATCTGGCCTGTGGCGTTTGCTTCCTTCTTGGGATGTCTTTTGTAGCACTTCTGTTGCCTCTTTCTCATAAATTGCCTACTCTTTTCTAATGGAGCAATAATAAATATACTATATactttagaattaaaaaatattttacttatttcttacaGTAGATCTGAAATACAGTTTTAGTTCCATCTTACAGATATAAAGCTGAGATGGGAACATTAATTGACTCTTAAATGACGTGGCACTCCCAggattattattataataatactCACTATTACATTGCAGTGCCGGAAACCAAACGCAGGCCTTGTGCACTAtagacaagcactctgctacTGAGCACAGCCCCTGTGGCAGGATTTGAACCCTCATCTTTTGACTTGACATCCAGCTGTCTTCCCCTAAATCAGTACCTCTAGGGCACCGAGTATTATGTTAATTGTTCACCGTGGAGGCGCAGTCATGAGGCTGTCT
This genomic interval from Acomys russatus chromosome 31, mAcoRus1.1, whole genome shotgun sequence contains the following:
- the Krr1 gene encoding KRR1 small subunit processome component homolog, with amino-acid sequence MASSSVDAPAKAARKSDSQQPKQKRENQDEAELLTVPDGWKEPAFSKEDNPRGLLEESSFATLFPKYREAYLKECWPLVQKALHEHHVKATLDLIEGSMTVCTTKKTFDPYIIIRARDLIKLLARSVSFEQAVRILQDDVACDIIKIGSLVRNKERFVKRRQRLIGPKGSTLKALELLTNCYVMVQGNTVSAIGPFSGLKEVRKVVLDTMKNIHPIYNIKTLMIKRELAKDSELRSQSWERFLPQFKHKNVNKRKEPKKKSVKKEYTPFPPPQPESQVDKELASGEYFLKANQKKRQKMEAIKAKQAEALTKRQEERNKAFVPPKEKPAVKPKQASIETKIDVAAIKEKAKKAKTKKLGALTAEEVKLKMEADEKKQKRKK